In Perca flavescens isolate YP-PL-M2 chromosome 7, PFLA_1.0, whole genome shotgun sequence, the following proteins share a genomic window:
- the tspan31 gene encoding tetraspanin-31, whose protein sequence is MVCGGFTCSKNALCSLNVVYMLVGLLLIGVAAWGKGFGLVSSIHIIGGVIAVGVFLLLIAIVGLVGAIHHHQVMLFFYMVILFIVFLFQFGVSCSCLAMNGGQQEALLNSAWGMLNNKTKMDLESQLNCCGLLNTPESRAQFEQDVAHCTALCKSESCHTCGDLMLTHATVALKILGGVGLFFSFTEILGVWLAVRYRNQKDPRANPSAFL, encoded by the exons ATGGTCTGTGGCGGGTTCACCTGTTCCAAAAATGCACTTTGTTCCCTGAATGTGGTTTACATG CTGGTCGGGCTGCTGCTGATTGGAGTAGCAGCATGGGGGAAGGGCTTTGGCCTGGTGTCGAGCATCCACATCATCGGAGGGGTCATCGCAGTGGGCGTCTTCCTGCTGCTCATTGCTATCGTCGGACTCGTCGGGGCAATACACCATCACCAAGTCATGCTTTTCTTT TACATGGTCATTCTCTTTATCGTCTTCCTGTTCCAATTTGGAGTTTCCTGTTCCTGCTTGGCGATGAACGGCGGGCAGCAG GAGGCCCTTCTGAACTCGGCTTGGGGAATGTTGAACAACAAGACCAAGATGGACCTGGAGAGCCAGCTGAACTGCTGCGGGCTGCTCAACACCCCCGAAAGTCGGGCCCAGTTTGAACAGGATGTGGCTCACTGTACCGCT TTATGCAAAAGTGAAAGCTGTCACACCTGCGGGGATTTGATGCTGACTCATGCAACCGTGGCTCTGAAGATCCTCGGGGGCGTCGGGCTCTTCTTCAGCTTCACAGAG ATCCTGGGAGTGTGGCTCGCTGTGCGCTACAGGAACCAGAAGGATCCCCGGGCAAACCCAAGTGCCTTCCTATAG